In Acidobacteriota bacterium, one DNA window encodes the following:
- a CDS encoding ABC transporter permease, which translates to MIAAATRLLAGRCRPPNRARFRIGTGTAARPGRASATLPLFFASNAIYPLSIMPGWLQAIATVNPLSDEADLLRALMVPDVPSAFGAAVDVAVLTSAAVGLVVVGSRVYPRVAR; encoded by the coding sequence CTGATCGCGGCAGCAACGCGTTTACTCGCAGGCCGGTGCCGGCCGCCGAATCGCGCCAGATTCCGCATCGGGACGGGCACTGCTGCTCGACCCGGCCGTGCCAGCGCCACCCTGCCGCTGTTCTTCGCGAGCAACGCGATCTACCCGCTCTCGATCATGCCGGGATGGCTGCAGGCGATCGCCACGGTGAATCCGCTGAGCGACGAAGCGGACCTGCTGCGCGCGCTGATGGTGCCCGACGTGCCGAGCGCGTTCGGCGCGGCCGTCGACGTCGCCGTGCTCACGTCGGCGGCCGTCGGGCTCGTCGTCGTGGGATCGCGCGTGTACCCGCGCGTGGCACGCTAG
- a CDS encoding amidohydrolase family protein, whose translation MPVVFTNATLILSDRLLPDGVVVTSNGRIRQVGRRKAVDVPKRAEIVDARGGYVAPGFVDVHVHGGAGADYMDGTPEAVVTANRCHARHGTTTIFPTTTTGTPQEIDAMLRACLAVKQAWTPADGARVGGVHFYGPYFAADKVGCHPKAGRRDPDPREYQKHFALGIVRIATCAAELTGAERFCRDARRRRYLVTCGHSNASWAEMARAFAAGVRHVDHFWCAMSSVPGVRQRLGYPMQGSMAEFVLANAEMSTEVLADGQHLAPELLEFAYRMKGAARLCLVTDASRAVDMPRGQYRFGPLKSGVTFRSNGKVGLEAGGGLASTVVGMDAMVRQMKKVTTASLPEIVRMASLTPAERVGIDDEVGSLSPGRRADVIVLTKALAVRRVFLGGVELE comes from the coding sequence ATGCCGGTCGTCTTCACCAACGCCACGCTCATCCTCTCCGATCGACTCCTGCCCGACGGCGTGGTGGTGACGAGCAACGGGCGGATCCGCCAGGTCGGACGGCGCAAGGCGGTCGACGTGCCGAAGCGCGCCGAGATCGTGGACGCGCGCGGCGGCTACGTCGCGCCGGGGTTCGTCGACGTCCACGTGCACGGCGGCGCGGGCGCCGACTACATGGACGGCACCCCTGAGGCCGTCGTCACGGCGAACCGCTGCCACGCGCGCCACGGCACGACGACGATCTTTCCGACGACCACGACCGGCACGCCGCAGGAGATCGACGCGATGTTGCGGGCGTGCCTGGCGGTGAAGCAGGCGTGGACGCCGGCCGACGGCGCGCGCGTCGGCGGCGTGCACTTCTACGGGCCGTATTTCGCCGCCGACAAGGTCGGCTGCCATCCGAAGGCGGGCCGCCGCGATCCGGATCCGCGCGAATACCAGAAGCACTTCGCGCTCGGCATCGTTCGCATCGCGACGTGCGCGGCCGAGCTCACGGGCGCCGAGCGGTTCTGCCGCGACGCGCGCCGCCGGCGGTACCTCGTCACGTGCGGCCACTCGAATGCGAGCTGGGCCGAGATGGCCCGCGCGTTCGCCGCGGGCGTGCGACACGTCGATCACTTCTGGTGCGCGATGAGCTCGGTGCCGGGCGTGCGCCAGCGGCTCGGCTACCCGATGCAGGGGAGCATGGCCGAGTTCGTGCTGGCCAACGCCGAGATGAGCACCGAGGTGCTCGCCGACGGCCAGCACCTGGCGCCCGAGCTGCTCGAGTTCGCGTACCGGATGAAAGGCGCCGCGCGGCTCTGCCTCGTCACCGACGCCAGCCGCGCGGTCGACATGCCGCGCGGCCAGTACCGATTCGGCCCGCTGAAGAGCGGCGTGACCTTCCGGAGCAACGGCAAGGTCGGCCTCGAGGCGGGCGGCGGGCTGGCCAGCACGGTCGTCGGCATGGACGCGATGGTGCGGCAGATGAAGAAGGTCACGACCGCGAGCCTGCCCGAGATCGTGCGGATGGCCAGCCTCACGCCCGCCGAGCGCGTGGGCATCGACGACGAGGTCGGGAGCCTGTCGCCGGGCCGCCGGGCCGACGTGATCGTCTTGACCAAAGCGCTGGCCGTGCGGCGCGTGTTCCTCGGCGGCGTCGAGCTCGAGTGA
- a CDS encoding c-type cytochrome yields MRSSVSLTAGVCLLAMSIAAAPAAQGPPAPQGAGGAAAAGRQAGPAGAQGRGRQQGPATFPAQQRQLPPADVIARGRGLYDVNCRLCHGADLRGGDMGGVNLLRSALVFNDQNGELIKPVVQNGRSNPGMPAMPPFAQLTDADIQALAGFLHSVQATMRGQGNPPASEKPVELNIVVGDPKAGQAYFQAKCSSCHSATGDLRGLASRIPEPMQLQTAWVAGGAGGGRGGFGRGGGEVKPPTPTTVTVTLASGQTFQGTLIRYDDFVVSMRLADGIERSFRRNGDVPKVEIKEPKAPHIKLLPTYTDKDIHDVTAYLVTLK; encoded by the coding sequence ATGCGTTCGAGCGTCAGTCTGACCGCCGGAGTCTGTCTCCTGGCGATGAGCATCGCGGCGGCGCCCGCCGCCCAGGGGCCGCCGGCACCGCAAGGCGCGGGCGGCGCCGCGGCCGCCGGCCGACAGGCCGGACCCGCCGGCGCGCAGGGCCGGGGGCGGCAGCAGGGGCCCGCCACCTTTCCGGCGCAACAGCGGCAGCTTCCTCCGGCTGACGTGATCGCGCGCGGGCGCGGGCTGTACGACGTGAATTGCCGGCTGTGCCACGGCGCCGATCTGCGCGGCGGCGACATGGGCGGCGTCAACCTGCTGCGGTCGGCGCTCGTCTTCAACGATCAGAACGGCGAGCTCATCAAGCCGGTCGTGCAGAACGGCCGCTCGAACCCGGGCATGCCGGCCATGCCGCCCTTCGCCCAGCTCACCGACGCCGACATCCAGGCGCTCGCCGGCTTCCTTCACAGCGTGCAGGCCACGATGCGCGGGCAGGGGAATCCGCCGGCGTCCGAGAAGCCGGTGGAGCTGAACATCGTCGTCGGCGACCCGAAGGCCGGGCAGGCCTACTTCCAGGCCAAGTGCAGCTCGTGTCACTCGGCGACCGGCGATCTGCGCGGCCTCGCCTCGCGCATTCCGGAACCGATGCAGTTGCAGACCGCCTGGGTCGCGGGCGGGGCGGGCGGCGGCCGCGGCGGCTTCGGTCGCGGCGGCGGCGAGGTCAAGCCGCCCACGCCGACGACCGTAACGGTGACGCTCGCCTCGGGCCAGACGTTCCAGGGCACGCTCATCCGCTACGACGATTTCGTCGTGTCGATGCGGCTCGCCGACGGCATCGAGAGGTCGTTCCGCCGGAACGGCGACGTGCCGAAGGTCGAGATCAAGGAGCCGAAAGCGCCGCACATCAAGCTGCTCCCGACCTACACGGACAAGGACATCCACGACGTAACGGCGTATCTGGTGACCCTCAAATGA
- a CDS encoding glycerophosphodiester phosphodiesterase codes for MRPVLSSNVLYGVVVALALAQAGIPRVLVIAHRGASGYRPEHTIESYTLAIDMGAEAIEPDLVSTKDGILVARHENEIGSTTDAAAKFPDRRTTKTIDGTQVTGWFVEDFTLAEVRTLRANERLPFRSHAYDGRFLVPTFDEVLDLAAQKSRELGREIAVYPETKHPAYFRGIGLPLEDRLLDALARRGLTAKTSPVFVQSFEPSSLQYLRPRTPVRLVQLLDEHADASPARLEAIAAWADVVGLHKRLVVPVAPDGTTRAATTVVRDAHAAGLLVHVWTMRSDGDFLSPSYGGDPRREVRQFVELGVDGYFTDFPDVR; via the coding sequence ATTCGTCCCGTGCTCTCGAGCAACGTGCTGTACGGCGTAGTCGTGGCCTTGGCGCTCGCGCAGGCCGGCATCCCGCGAGTGCTCGTCATCGCGCATCGCGGCGCGTCCGGATACCGGCCCGAGCACACGATCGAGAGCTACACGCTCGCGATCGACATGGGCGCCGAGGCGATCGAGCCGGACCTCGTGAGCACGAAGGACGGCATCCTCGTCGCGCGGCACGAGAACGAGATCGGATCGACGACGGACGCCGCCGCGAAGTTTCCCGATCGCCGAACGACGAAGACGATCGACGGCACGCAGGTGACCGGCTGGTTCGTCGAGGACTTCACGCTGGCCGAAGTCCGCACGCTGCGGGCGAACGAGCGGCTGCCGTTCCGGTCGCACGCCTACGACGGCCGGTTCCTCGTCCCGACGTTCGACGAGGTGCTCGACCTCGCCGCGCAGAAGAGCCGCGAGCTCGGGCGCGAGATCGCCGTCTACCCGGAAACCAAGCATCCGGCGTACTTCCGCGGCATCGGCCTGCCCCTCGAGGATCGGCTGCTCGACGCGCTCGCGCGCCGCGGCCTGACGGCCAAGACGTCGCCGGTGTTCGTCCAGTCGTTCGAGCCGTCGAGCCTGCAGTACCTGCGTCCGCGGACGCCGGTGCGGCTCGTCCAACTGCTCGACGAGCACGCCGACGCGTCGCCGGCGCGGCTCGAGGCGATCGCCGCCTGGGCCGACGTCGTCGGACTGCACAAGCGCCTCGTCGTGCCGGTCGCACCCGACGGGACGACGCGCGCGGCGACGACGGTCGTGCGCGACGCGCACGCCGCCGGCCTGCTGGTGCACGTGTGGACCATGCGGAGCGACGGCGACTTCCTGTCGCCGAGCTACGGCGGCGATCCGCGCCGCGAAGTGCGCCAGTTCGTCGAGCTGGGCGTGGACGGGTACTTCACCGATTTTCCAGACGTTCGATAG
- a CDS encoding protein kinase — protein MRRRPSRDRRRPGRRSAAGPTHIIPPEPTTTFTPGTRVGAYEIEALAGEGGAGQVFRARDTRLRRPAAIKVLRGDVDPMSRQRFEREAVAASALNHPHILTVYEVGDMDGHPYLATEFADGGTLATWIRAASRSKREILELLSGVADGLAAAHDAGILHRDVKPQNILVTRSGYAKLADFGLAVLTADPHASEESVTTTHLRTEPGLIVGTIGYMSPEQVGGQRLDARSDIFSFGIVLYEALAGHRPFRAPSTVAVMHAIASEPAPALPADVPADLRAIVDRALEKDPGRRYQTMRDLAADLRRAMHPRADTGAAAPAPRRWRRHAGIAAVAVVLLPLVVWGVATRWLPGRRGEAIVQSLAVLPLKPLHEQQSDDRQLGLGLADTIIMRLGQIEGITVRPTSAVRRYAAPDTNALDAARALTVDAVLDGSIQRSADRLRVSMALVRVSDGRTLWTQTFDTAFADIFAVEDEIARDVVAQLRPRLNEADRQRLARHFTASPEAYEYYLKGVATFSTIGSASANVVGNVQPGLELLERAVAIDPSYALAYAQIALGYAWRAAIEGDRAAETRAREALARADALDPNLAESHVARARLLNSPSGGYQLVAAYKALRAAQALNPNVGHYDMGQLLSEAGLPEAAIRFLRRALEIDPTNEAARAEIPNVYWINAMYDEAIAANRELTRPVAWSYLYYAGAGRHADARRLIDEVLARDPNDAGAKGAEALLLAWEGRYAEARSRLPDLPPTERQGQTYHHATYLRACVAALGKDADTAVRWLHETVDTGLRTYPAFVRDRCFDRIRQTAAFTRFMAEFKPVWNTYAQQLQ, from the coding sequence GTGCGCCGGCGGCCTTCGCGCGACCGCCGCCGGCCAGGCCGCCGGAGCGCGGCGGGCCCGACGCATATAATTCCGCCGGAGCCCACCACGACGTTCACGCCAGGCACTCGCGTCGGCGCCTACGAGATCGAAGCCCTGGCGGGTGAAGGCGGCGCCGGGCAGGTGTTTCGCGCCCGCGATACGCGGCTGCGGCGGCCGGCGGCGATCAAAGTCCTTCGCGGCGACGTCGACCCCATGTCGCGCCAGCGGTTCGAGCGCGAAGCCGTCGCGGCCTCGGCCCTGAATCACCCCCACATCCTGACCGTGTACGAGGTCGGCGACATGGACGGGCATCCGTATCTCGCCACGGAGTTCGCCGACGGCGGCACGCTCGCCACGTGGATTCGCGCCGCCTCCCGCTCGAAACGCGAGATCCTCGAGCTGCTCTCGGGCGTCGCCGACGGCCTCGCGGCGGCGCACGACGCGGGCATCCTCCACCGCGACGTCAAACCGCAGAACATCCTCGTGACCCGGAGCGGATACGCCAAGCTCGCCGACTTCGGCCTCGCGGTGCTGACGGCCGATCCGCACGCCTCCGAGGAGTCGGTGACGACCACGCACCTGCGGACCGAGCCAGGGCTGATCGTCGGCACGATCGGCTACATGTCTCCGGAACAAGTCGGCGGACAGCGGCTCGACGCCCGCAGCGACATCTTCTCCTTCGGCATCGTGCTGTACGAGGCGCTCGCCGGTCATCGTCCCTTCCGAGCGCCCAGCACGGTCGCGGTGATGCACGCGATCGCGAGCGAGCCGGCGCCGGCATTGCCGGCCGACGTCCCCGCCGATCTCCGCGCCATCGTCGACAGGGCGCTCGAGAAGGATCCGGGCCGGCGGTATCAGACGATGCGCGACCTTGCGGCAGATCTGCGCCGTGCGATGCACCCGCGCGCGGACACGGGCGCCGCGGCGCCGGCGCCACGACGGTGGCGGCGCCACGCCGGCATCGCGGCCGTCGCCGTGGTGCTCCTCCCCCTTGTCGTCTGGGGCGTCGCGACGCGATGGCTGCCCGGCCGCCGCGGTGAGGCCATCGTGCAGTCGCTCGCGGTGCTGCCGCTCAAGCCGCTCCACGAGCAGCAGAGCGACGACCGGCAGCTCGGCCTCGGGCTCGCCGACACGATCATCATGCGGCTCGGACAGATCGAAGGCATCACGGTGCGGCCGACGAGCGCGGTGCGGCGATACGCGGCGCCCGACACGAACGCGCTCGATGCCGCCCGCGCCCTCACGGTCGACGCCGTGCTCGACGGCTCGATTCAGCGGTCGGCCGATCGGCTCCGCGTGAGCATGGCGCTCGTGCGCGTGAGCGACGGACGCACCCTGTGGACGCAGACGTTCGACACCGCGTTCGCCGACATCTTCGCGGTCGAGGACGAGATCGCCCGCGACGTCGTGGCTCAACTGCGACCGCGGCTGAACGAGGCCGATCGCCAGCGGCTGGCCAGGCACTTCACGGCCAGCCCGGAAGCCTACGAGTACTACCTGAAGGGCGTGGCGACGTTCAGCACCATCGGCTCCGCATCGGCCAACGTGGTCGGGAACGTTCAACCGGGCCTCGAGCTGCTCGAGCGCGCCGTGGCGATCGATCCGAGCTATGCCCTGGCCTACGCGCAGATCGCGCTGGGCTACGCCTGGCGCGCGGCGATCGAAGGAGACCGCGCAGCCGAGACCCGCGCCCGCGAAGCGTTGGCCCGGGCCGACGCGCTCGATCCGAACCTCGCCGAGTCTCACGTCGCGCGAGCCCGCCTGCTCAACAGCCCGTCAGGCGGCTACCAGCTCGTCGCCGCGTACAAGGCGCTGCGCGCGGCTCAGGCGCTCAACCCCAACGTCGGGCACTACGACATGGGGCAGCTTCTGAGCGAAGCGGGCCTCCCGGAAGCCGCCATCCGATTCCTTCGCCGTGCTCTCGAGATCGACCCCACGAACGAGGCCGCGCGGGCCGAGATCCCGAACGTGTACTGGATCAACGCGATGTACGACGAGGCCATCGCGGCCAACCGCGAGCTGACGAGGCCCGTGGCCTGGTCCTATCTCTACTACGCGGGCGCGGGCAGGCATGCCGACGCCCGGCGCCTCATCGACGAGGTGCTCGCGAGGGATCCGAACGATGCGGGCGCGAAGGGGGCTGAGGCGCTGCTGCTCGCCTGGGAAGGGCGCTACGCCGAAGCCCGGTCACGCCTCCCGGATCTCCCTCCGACGGAGCGGCAGGGACAGACGTACCATCACGCGACCTATCTTCGTGCGTGCGTCGCCGCGCTCGGCAAGGATGCCGACACCGCCGTCCGCTGGCTCCACGAAACCGTGGATACCGGGCTGAGGACCTATCCCGCCTTCGTGCGAGATCGCTGCTTCGATCGAATCCGCCAGACCGCGGCGTTCACGCGGTTCATGGCGGAGTTCAAGCCGGTCTGGAACACGTACGCACAGCAACTGCAGTAG
- a CDS encoding acido-empty-quinoprotein group A — protein sequence MTLKKLVLTLSFAAAPVLILGQGAPAGQASGAQGGLDPKEIYKRLSDQWLTYSGDYTGQRYSALTQVNQQTVKNLTLAWTARITGGAPGGAAGGGFGGFGGGGGAQAPVVVGGEGTGEFAAGGGVTVKGSIIVHDDVMYVTAPDNTWAMDVRDGRVLWRYYWKTRGGTHIGQRGAGLWHDYLYFTTPDNYLVSVDARTGKERWHVEVSDFEEQYFTTFAPHVIDNHVIVGTGNDLDMPGFLQSFDPETGKLQWKFYTVPMSAGDPGLDTWPNLDAARHGGGQVWIPGSFDPETRYYIFGTGNPTPGYTGQGRPGDNLFTGCLMAVHVDTGKMIWYFQTSAHDTHDWDSAQTPVLWDGVIDGKPRKLASTVARNGYFYTVDRVTGQHLVTQKLGTYTNWAKEMRPTGVMEPNPAKEATIPGSLVSPVEGGVVNWPPPAYSPDTGLLYSQEKNGFNLLYLTEPDPRGSMGLGGKAVGQVGSAGDFLVGLDPKTGKVAWRHAFPGGGGGGLLVTAGRVLFSGDGSGNFVAFDATNGKPIWHSRIGNPSNAAQTYLVDGKQHVLVAVGDTLYAFAMY from the coding sequence ATGACCTTGAAGAAACTCGTACTCACGCTCTCGTTCGCGGCCGCGCCGGTCCTGATCCTCGGACAGGGCGCGCCGGCGGGTCAGGCCAGCGGTGCGCAAGGCGGTCTCGATCCGAAGGAGATCTACAAGCGGCTGTCGGATCAGTGGCTCACCTACTCGGGTGACTACACCGGCCAGCGCTACAGCGCGCTCACGCAGGTCAACCAGCAGACCGTGAAGAACCTCACGCTCGCGTGGACCGCGCGGATCACCGGCGGCGCGCCGGGCGGCGCAGCCGGCGGCGGCTTCGGCGGATTCGGCGGCGGCGGTGGCGCGCAGGCGCCCGTCGTCGTCGGCGGCGAAGGCACGGGCGAGTTCGCGGCCGGCGGCGGCGTCACCGTGAAGGGCAGCATCATCGTCCACGACGACGTGATGTACGTGACGGCGCCCGACAACACCTGGGCCATGGACGTGCGCGACGGCCGAGTGCTGTGGCGCTACTACTGGAAGACGCGCGGCGGCACGCACATCGGCCAGCGCGGCGCCGGGCTCTGGCACGACTACCTGTACTTCACGACGCCGGACAACTACCTCGTCTCCGTCGACGCGCGGACCGGCAAGGAGCGCTGGCACGTCGAGGTGTCCGACTTCGAAGAGCAGTACTTCACGACGTTCGCGCCGCACGTCATCGACAACCACGTGATCGTCGGCACCGGCAACGACCTCGACATGCCGGGGTTCCTGCAGTCGTTCGATCCGGAGACCGGCAAGCTGCAGTGGAAGTTCTACACCGTGCCGATGAGCGCGGGCGATCCGGGTCTCGACACGTGGCCGAATCTCGACGCCGCGCGTCACGGCGGTGGCCAGGTCTGGATCCCGGGCTCGTTCGATCCCGAGACCCGCTACTACATCTTCGGGACGGGCAACCCGACGCCCGGCTATACCGGACAGGGCCGCCCCGGCGACAACCTGTTCACCGGCTGCCTGATGGCCGTCCACGTCGATACGGGCAAGATGATCTGGTACTTCCAGACGTCGGCGCACGACACGCACGACTGGGACTCGGCGCAGACGCCCGTGCTCTGGGACGGCGTCATCGACGGCAAGCCGCGGAAGCTCGCGTCGACCGTCGCGCGCAACGGCTACTTCTACACGGTCGATCGCGTGACCGGCCAGCATCTCGTCACGCAGAAGCTCGGCACCTACACGAACTGGGCGAAGGAGATGCGGCCCACGGGCGTGATGGAGCCGAACCCTGCGAAGGAAGCGACGATCCCCGGCTCGCTCGTCTCGCCCGTCGAAGGCGGCGTCGTCAACTGGCCGCCGCCCGCCTACTCGCCCGACACGGGCCTGCTCTACTCGCAGGAGAAGAACGGCTTCAACCTGCTGTACCTCACCGAGCCCGATCCCCGCGGTTCGATGGGCCTGGGCGGCAAGGCGGTGGGCCAGGTGGGATCGGCGGGTGACTTCCTCGTCGGCCTCGATCCGAAGACCGGCAAGGTCGCGTGGCGCCACGCGTTCCCCGGTGGCGGCGGCGGAGGACTGCTCGTCACGGCCGGCCGCGTGCTGTTCTCAGGCGATGGCAGCGGCAACTTCGTGGCGTTCGACGCGACCAACGGCAAGCCGATCTGGCACTCGCGCATCGGCAACCCGTCGAACGCGGCGCAGACGTACCTCGTGGACGGCAAGCAGCACGTGCTCGTCGCCGTGGGCGACACGCTCTACGCGTTCGCGATGTACTGA
- a CDS encoding glycosyltransferase family 1 protein, which yields MRVLLSTIGSRGDVQPLVALALTLRVRGHQVRVCVPPDFREWIEGFGLDVRPIGPRLPTAMAAAEAPAGPPSRDRRREMAEASVATQFDTIAAAAEGCDAIVAATALQIAARSIAERMGIRYVFAAYTPNVLPSPHHAPPVLPPVPGEAPPPATADTRELWARDTERFNDLFGPALNAHRTSMGLSPVHDVRSYMFTDRPWLAADPVLGPWSDREAQPVFQTGAWILPDERPLPRDVDAFLDAGEPPIYFGFGSARPPRDLDPVTMRLEAARAVGRRAIVSRGWADLPFLDNQPDCLAVGDTNLQALFPRVAAVVHHGGAGTTCLTALAGAPHVVVPQVYDQHYWARRVEELGIGAAHTSGELTVEALTSALDRALQPAVASHARSVAAGVRRDGVHVAAEALAA from the coding sequence ATGCGCGTGCTGCTGTCGACGATCGGGTCGCGAGGAGACGTTCAGCCCTTGGTCGCGTTGGCCCTGACGCTGAGGGTGCGGGGTCATCAGGTGCGCGTGTGCGTGCCGCCGGACTTCCGCGAGTGGATCGAAGGCTTCGGCCTCGACGTGAGGCCGATCGGCCCGCGCCTGCCGACGGCGATGGCCGCGGCCGAGGCGCCCGCGGGGCCGCCCTCGCGCGACCGGCGCCGCGAGATGGCGGAAGCCAGCGTCGCCACGCAGTTCGACACCATCGCCGCTGCCGCCGAGGGCTGCGACGCCATCGTCGCGGCCACGGCGCTGCAGATTGCCGCGCGATCGATCGCCGAGCGGATGGGCATCCGCTACGTGTTCGCCGCCTATACGCCGAACGTGCTGCCGTCGCCGCACCACGCGCCTCCGGTGCTGCCGCCCGTTCCCGGGGAGGCACCGCCGCCGGCAACGGCTGACACCCGCGAACTGTGGGCGCGCGACACCGAACGCTTCAACGATCTGTTCGGCCCCGCGCTCAACGCGCATCGGACCTCGATGGGTCTGTCGCCGGTGCACGACGTCCGCAGCTACATGTTCACGGACCGGCCGTGGCTTGCGGCCGATCCCGTGCTCGGCCCGTGGTCCGATCGCGAAGCTCAACCCGTGTTCCAGACTGGCGCCTGGATCCTGCCGGACGAACGCCCGCTTCCCCGCGACGTCGACGCGTTCCTCGACGCGGGCGAGCCACCGATCTACTTCGGCTTCGGCAGCGCCCGTCCGCCGCGAGATCTCGACCCGGTGACGATGCGTCTCGAGGCCGCTCGCGCCGTCGGGCGGCGAGCGATCGTCTCGCGTGGCTGGGCCGATCTCCCCTTCCTCGACAACCAGCCGGACTGCCTCGCCGTCGGCGACACGAACCTGCAGGCGCTTTTCCCGCGTGTCGCCGCCGTGGTCCATCACGGCGGCGCCGGCACCACGTGCCTCACGGCGCTGGCCGGCGCGCCGCACGTCGTCGTCCCGCAGGTGTACGACCAGCACTACTGGGCACGGCGCGTGGAGGAGCTCGGCATCGGCGCCGCGCACACGTCCGGAGAGCTCACCGTCGAGGCGCTGACGAGCGCCCTCGACCGCGCGCTCCAGCCTGCAGTCGCCTCGCACGCGCGATCCGTTGCCGCCGGCGTGCGGAGGGATGGCGTCCACGTCGCCGCGGAGGCGCTGGCCGCCTGA
- a CDS encoding PD40 domain-containing protein, with the protein MIGKALAIGAVGLLMSMGPAIARQAAQGQPRPAQPPRFASEIRIFDLATKISRVVYKAEGIWEAPNWSRDGAFLLSNSGGRLYRILADGTRAPEPLPLDPSLRANNDHDFTRDGKWLAISATAPGVNGSQIFVAHPDATNHRAVVTTPPSYFHGWSPDGKWLSFVANRDKKQYDVYRVPFEGGPEERLTMDPANDDGTDYSPDGKWIYFNSQRGGGWNIWRMPSTGAGPNDERAERVTDDEFEDWFPHPSPDGTSLIFLSFPAGTKTHDDRNLAVWIRMIPMPGDVVGTVSPVTVVTLTGGQGTINVNSWAPDSRRFAYVSYIDRQPQ; encoded by the coding sequence ATGATCGGAAAGGCGCTGGCGATCGGCGCGGTGGGTCTGTTGATGTCGATGGGCCCGGCGATAGCGCGTCAGGCGGCACAGGGACAGCCTCGGCCGGCGCAGCCGCCGCGGTTCGCCAGCGAGATCCGCATCTTCGATCTCGCGACGAAGATCAGTCGGGTGGTGTACAAGGCCGAAGGCATCTGGGAAGCGCCCAACTGGTCGCGCGACGGCGCGTTCCTGCTCTCGAACTCCGGCGGCCGCCTGTACCGGATTCTGGCGGACGGCACGCGCGCGCCCGAGCCGCTGCCGCTCGATCCGAGCCTGCGCGCGAACAACGACCACGACTTCACGCGCGACGGCAAGTGGCTCGCGATCTCGGCGACGGCGCCCGGCGTCAACGGCTCCCAGATCTTCGTCGCGCACCCTGACGCGACCAACCATCGCGCCGTCGTCACCACTCCGCCCAGCTACTTCCACGGCTGGTCGCCCGACGGGAAGTGGCTGTCGTTCGTCGCCAATCGCGACAAGAAGCAGTACGACGTGTACCGCGTGCCGTTCGAGGGAGGGCCCGAAGAGCGCCTCACGATGGATCCGGCGAATGACGATGGGACGGACTACTCGCCGGATGGGAAGTGGATCTACTTCAACTCGCAGCGGGGCGGCGGCTGGAACATCTGGCGGATGCCGTCGACCGGCGCGGGCCCGAACGACGAACGCGCCGAGCGCGTCACCGACGACGAGTTCGAGGACTGGTTTCCGCACCCGTCGCCCGACGGCACGTCGCTGATCTTCCTCTCGTTTCCCGCGGGCACGAAGACGCACGACGATCGCAACCTGGCCGTGTGGATCCGGATGATCCCGATGCCGGGCGACGTCGTGGGAACCGTGTCGCCCGTGACGGTCGTCACGCTCACGGGCGGGCAGGGCACGATCAACGTCAACTCCTGGGCGCCGGACTCGCGGCGGTTCGCCTACGTCTCGTACATCGACAGGCAGCCGCAGTGA